The following coding sequences are from one Hymenobacter sp. DG25A window:
- a CDS encoding ATP-dependent DNA helicase RecQ, giving the protein MPHPTDDILHVLRQTWGHTQFRPLQEDIIRSVLAGQDTLALLPTGGGKSICFQVPALARPGLCLVVSPLIALMKDQVENLRKRGIKAEAVFSGMTHTEIDQTLDNCVYGPVKFLYVSPERLLTDMFRARVGKMKVSLLAVDEAHCLSQWGYDFRPPYLKIAELRELLPGVPCIALTATATEQVRQDIVEKLHFGATHRVFQQSFARPNLSYSVLSTEDKLKRLLEVVRGVGADKTSIVYARTRRQTEDTAAFLQQYNVAAAAYHAGLPAEQRTRTQQDWMANKTRCIVATNAFGMGIDKPDVRLVVHLDAPDNLEAYYQEAGRAGRDEKYAFAVLLSGPNDADELRRRTRQAYPPLDVVRRVYQALANFSRTAVGGGELVAFDFDLQQFAETYRLKALDAHNSLRTLAREGFVQLNEAVNNPARVHIPINHTDLYRFQVANQQHDQLIKSLLRFNGGELFAGFQRISENSLAQHLKLSVVDVRKMLLFLHRSGIIQYQPKHESPQALFTTPRFDADKLPLDQKRLQQAQELAVHKTESVIRYTGGGRCRQQLLLEYFGELDAPACGVCDICLAKKKASQDAAPTPALREQLLKLLRTTPQTPREVLAHFVPGQAPAVTELLRELVERGELKYAPDGRLG; this is encoded by the coding sequence ATGCCGCACCCCACCGACGACATTCTGCACGTATTGCGCCAGACGTGGGGGCATACCCAGTTCCGGCCGCTGCAGGAGGATATTATCCGGTCGGTGCTGGCGGGGCAGGATACGCTGGCGTTGCTGCCCACGGGCGGCGGCAAAAGCATCTGCTTTCAGGTGCCGGCGCTGGCCCGGCCGGGGCTGTGTCTGGTGGTATCGCCGCTCATTGCCCTGATGAAGGACCAGGTGGAAAACCTGCGCAAGCGCGGCATCAAGGCCGAGGCCGTTTTCTCCGGCATGACCCACACCGAAATCGACCAGACGCTGGACAACTGCGTGTACGGGCCGGTGAAGTTCCTCTATGTCAGCCCCGAACGGCTGCTGACAGACATGTTTCGGGCCCGCGTAGGCAAGATGAAAGTGAGCCTGCTGGCTGTAGATGAAGCGCACTGCCTTTCCCAGTGGGGCTACGATTTCCGCCCGCCCTACCTGAAAATAGCGGAGCTACGCGAGCTGCTGCCCGGCGTGCCCTGCATTGCCCTCACGGCCACCGCCACCGAGCAGGTGCGCCAGGATATTGTGGAGAAGCTGCATTTCGGGGCCACGCACCGGGTGTTTCAACAAAGCTTTGCCCGGCCCAACCTCTCATATTCGGTCCTGAGCACAGAGGATAAACTCAAGCGCCTGCTGGAAGTGGTGCGCGGCGTTGGGGCCGATAAAACTAGCATTGTGTATGCCCGCACGCGGCGCCAGACGGAAGACACCGCCGCCTTCCTGCAGCAGTATAACGTAGCCGCGGCCGCCTACCACGCCGGCCTGCCCGCCGAGCAGCGCACCCGCACCCAGCAGGACTGGATGGCCAATAAAACGCGCTGCATCGTGGCCACCAACGCCTTCGGGATGGGCATCGATAAGCCCGATGTGCGCCTGGTGGTGCATCTGGACGCGCCCGACAACCTGGAAGCCTACTACCAGGAAGCCGGCCGCGCGGGCCGCGACGAGAAATACGCCTTTGCCGTGCTACTCTCCGGCCCTAACGATGCCGACGAACTGCGCCGCCGCACCCGGCAGGCCTACCCGCCGCTGGATGTAGTGCGCCGCGTGTACCAGGCCCTGGCTAACTTCTCCCGCACGGCCGTGGGCGGCGGTGAGCTGGTGGCCTTCGATTTTGACCTGCAACAATTCGCGGAAACCTACCGCCTCAAGGCCCTGGATGCGCACAACAGCCTGCGCACGCTGGCCCGGGAAGGTTTCGTGCAGCTGAACGAGGCCGTGAACAACCCCGCCCGCGTGCACATCCCCATCAACCATACCGACCTGTACCGCTTCCAGGTGGCCAACCAGCAGCACGACCAGCTCATCAAGAGCCTGTTGCGCTTTAATGGGGGCGAGCTGTTCGCGGGTTTCCAGCGGATTTCGGAAAACAGCCTGGCCCAGCACCTGAAGCTAAGCGTGGTAGATGTGCGCAAGATGCTGCTGTTTCTGCACCGCTCGGGCATCATTCAGTACCAGCCCAAGCACGAGTCGCCGCAGGCGCTGTTTACCACCCCGCGCTTTGATGCTGATAAGCTTCCGCTGGACCAGAAACGCCTGCAGCAGGCCCAGGAGCTAGCGGTGCACAAAACGGAATCCGTCATTCGCTACACGGGCGGCGGGCGCTGCCGCCAGCAGCTGTTGCTGGAATATTTTGGTGAGCTAGATGCGCCGGCCTGCGGCGTGTGTGACATCTGCTTGGCTAAAAAGAAAGCCAGTCAGGACGCTGCGCCCACACCCGCGCTGCGGGAGCAACTGCTAAAGCTCCTGCGCACCACCCCGCAAACCCCCCGGGAGGTGCTGGCGCATTTTGTGCCCGGCCAAGCTCCGGCCGTAACGGAACTGCTCCGGGAGTTGGTAGAGCGAGGCGAGCTGAAGTACGCGCCTGATGGCAGGTTGGGGTAG
- a CDS encoding rhodanese-like domain-containing protein, with product MPDITPAELKQRQAEGTAPIIIDVRETWENEEGRIEGSRNIPMGELPGKLDELEDLKNEEVVVHCKGGGRSASAKAYLTQQGFTNVRNLLGGFQAYQQAE from the coding sequence ATGCCCGACATCACCCCCGCTGAACTGAAACAACGCCAGGCCGAAGGCACCGCTCCTATCATTATTGACGTGCGCGAAACCTGGGAAAACGAGGAAGGCCGCATTGAAGGCAGCCGCAACATTCCGATGGGCGAGTTGCCCGGTAAGCTGGATGAGCTGGAAGACCTGAAAAACGAGGAAGTGGTGGTGCATTGCAAAGGCGGCGGCCGCTCGGCTTCGGCCAAGGCCTACCTCACCCAGCAGGGCTTTACCAACGTGCGCAACCTGCTCGGCGGTTTTCAGGCATATCAGCAGGCAGAGTAA
- a CDS encoding cation-translocating P-type ATPase, producing MATASETAILDATPATLPPGLTPAEVEQQRQRFGPNKLTDNAGNRIWQILRGVVTEPMFVLLVVTAGVYLVIGSYQEGFTMLGAIVIVASISLYQEARSDKALRALQQLSQPLAHVRRAGALVDVRAEDVVVEDLLLVSEGEQVVADGMVLEAHDAQADESFLTGESLPVDKVADGTQAVYLGSTLTSGAVWARVTSVGSQTRLGKIGGLMQEVKSEKTPLQRQIAKFVRRMALIGIVAFVVVFGYNWWESGSLVHGLLHGLALAMAVLPEEIPVALSTFMALGAWRLMKQGILTKQPQTVEALGSATVIGVDKTGTLTQNRMTLTRAYCLGDAAPWEVRPEMELPPARARLLATAMWASEPQPFDPMEKALHEAYSQFFSVDERPHFQLVHEYPLGGQPPMMTHVFATADGRKMIACKGAPEGIMALSHLSAAVQQATQQALDALTATGLRVLGVAWSEFAGNEYPEQQQDLPWQFAGLVGFSDPPKENITQVLEQFYQAGIEVKIITGDNAVTAAAIARQIGFHHPEPVLTGAEVMALEDTALTQRVKQVGLYARMFPEAKLRVINALKANGEVTAMTGDGVNDGPALKAAHIGIAMGHRGTELARQAASLVLLDDDLSRMVTAIGFGRRIYDNLKKAVQYIISIHIPLILTVLVPSLLAWKYPALFGPVHVIFLELLMGPTCSIVFENEPMEAGTMLEKPRPASDTFLSFRELGLSIVQGSVVAAGVLGVYFYSLQVAHSEILTRTLVFTTLVQANMMLTLVSRSRHLTVLTTLRYRNPLVPLALGITLLLLILCLTFEPMQHLFQLQPLTLRQLAICAAVALVSVGWFEVYKAVRYRGADAIERTASK from the coding sequence ATGGCTACTGCATCCGAAACGGCCATCCTTGATGCCACGCCCGCAACCCTGCCGCCCGGCCTCACGCCCGCTGAGGTAGAACAGCAGCGTCAGCGCTTCGGCCCCAATAAGCTCACGGACAACGCCGGTAATCGCATCTGGCAGATTCTGCGGGGCGTGGTTACGGAGCCTATGTTTGTGCTGCTGGTGGTTACGGCGGGCGTGTACCTGGTTATCGGCAGCTACCAGGAGGGCTTCACCATGCTGGGCGCCATCGTCATTGTAGCGAGCATCTCGCTGTATCAGGAAGCGCGTAGCGACAAGGCTCTGCGTGCTCTCCAGCAGCTCTCCCAGCCCCTGGCCCACGTGCGCCGCGCCGGAGCGCTGGTAGATGTGCGGGCCGAGGACGTAGTAGTGGAGGATTTGCTGCTGGTTTCGGAAGGGGAGCAGGTAGTGGCCGATGGCATGGTGCTGGAAGCCCACGACGCCCAGGCCGATGAATCCTTCCTGACGGGGGAGTCTTTACCGGTAGACAAGGTAGCCGATGGCACGCAGGCCGTGTACCTGGGCTCCACGCTCACCAGCGGGGCCGTGTGGGCGCGCGTAACGTCCGTAGGCAGCCAAACCCGCCTGGGAAAAATTGGCGGCCTGATGCAGGAGGTGAAATCAGAGAAAACGCCTCTGCAGCGTCAGATTGCCAAGTTTGTACGCCGTATGGCGCTCATTGGCATTGTGGCTTTTGTGGTGGTGTTCGGGTATAACTGGTGGGAATCGGGTAGTCTGGTGCACGGGCTGCTGCATGGGCTGGCGCTGGCCATGGCCGTGCTGCCGGAGGAAATACCGGTGGCCCTGTCAACCTTCATGGCCCTGGGAGCCTGGCGGCTGATGAAGCAGGGAATTCTCACCAAGCAGCCGCAAACGGTAGAAGCGCTGGGCTCGGCCACCGTTATCGGGGTAGATAAAACCGGCACCCTCACCCAGAACCGCATGACGCTCACCCGCGCCTACTGCCTTGGGGATGCTGCTCCCTGGGAAGTACGGCCGGAAATGGAACTGCCTCCCGCCCGGGCCCGTCTGCTGGCCACCGCCATGTGGGCCAGCGAGCCGCAGCCCTTCGACCCTATGGAAAAAGCCTTGCACGAGGCTTATAGTCAATTTTTTTCGGTTGATGAGCGGCCCCACTTTCAGCTGGTGCACGAGTACCCACTGGGTGGCCAACCACCCATGATGACCCACGTCTTCGCCACGGCCGATGGCCGGAAGATGATAGCCTGCAAAGGCGCGCCCGAAGGCATTATGGCGCTGAGTCATCTTTCCGCGGCGGTGCAGCAGGCAACGCAACAGGCATTGGACGCCCTCACGGCCACTGGTCTGCGGGTGTTAGGCGTGGCCTGGAGCGAGTTTGCCGGCAACGAGTACCCGGAACAGCAGCAGGACCTTCCCTGGCAATTCGCGGGCCTAGTGGGCTTCAGCGACCCGCCCAAGGAAAACATAACCCAGGTGCTGGAGCAGTTCTACCAGGCCGGCATCGAGGTGAAAATCATTACCGGCGACAATGCCGTGACGGCCGCGGCCATTGCCCGGCAGATTGGTTTCCACCACCCCGAGCCCGTACTCACCGGCGCGGAAGTCATGGCCCTGGAGGATACCGCCCTGACCCAGCGCGTAAAGCAGGTAGGCCTCTACGCCCGCATGTTTCCGGAGGCCAAGCTACGCGTTATAAACGCCCTGAAAGCCAACGGCGAAGTAACCGCCATGACCGGCGACGGAGTAAACGATGGGCCCGCCCTAAAAGCCGCGCACATCGGCATTGCCATGGGCCACCGCGGCACCGAACTGGCCCGGCAGGCGGCCTCCCTGGTGTTGCTGGATGATGACCTGAGCCGCATGGTAACGGCCATCGGGTTTGGTCGCCGCATTTACGACAACCTCAAAAAGGCTGTTCAGTACATCATTTCCATCCACATTCCGCTCATTCTCACGGTGCTGGTGCCGTCGTTGCTGGCCTGGAAGTACCCGGCGCTGTTCGGGCCGGTGCATGTTATTTTCCTGGAGCTTCTGATGGGGCCTACCTGTTCCATCGTGTTTGAGAATGAGCCGATGGAAGCTGGTACCATGCTGGAAAAGCCCCGCCCGGCTTCGGATACATTCCTCTCGTTTCGGGAGCTAGGCTTAAGCATCGTGCAGGGGAGTGTAGTGGCGGCCGGCGTGCTGGGCGTGTACTTCTACTCCCTGCAGGTGGCGCACTCCGAAATTCTGACCCGCACGCTGGTCTTTACCACCCTAGTACAGGCCAACATGATGCTGACGCTGGTCAGCCGCTCCCGTCACCTTACCGTGCTTACCACCCTGCGCTACCGGAACCCGCTGGTGCCCCTGGCGCTGGGTATCACGCTGCTGCTGCTGATCCTTTGCCTCACTTTTGAACCTATGCAGCACCTGTTTCAATTGCAGCCGCTCACGCTCCGGCAATTAGCCATCTGCGCGGCAGTGGCGCTGGTAAGCGTAGGCTGGTTTGAGGTATACAAAGCTGTCCGGTATAGAGGAGCTGATGCAATTGAAAGAACAGCATCAAAATAG
- a CDS encoding MarR family winged helix-turn-helix transcriptional regulator: MSNSDHSTPPDLSLLKLENQLCFPLYAVSRMLTKAYQPLLQERGLTYPQYLVLLLLWEHEQLTVKALGDNLLLDSGTLTPLLKRMEQKQWVSRHRDPQDERSVIISLTPAGRALQEGACRIPEQMLAKLHLSPTEVADLRQQLNTLITRLT, translated from the coding sequence ATGAGTAACTCTGACCATTCAACACCTCCGGATCTTTCCCTGCTGAAGCTGGAGAACCAACTGTGTTTTCCGCTTTATGCCGTTTCGCGCATGCTGACCAAAGCCTACCAGCCTCTGCTGCAGGAGCGGGGCCTCACCTATCCGCAATACCTGGTACTGCTGCTGCTGTGGGAGCATGAGCAGCTCACGGTAAAAGCACTGGGCGATAATTTACTCCTGGACTCGGGTACGCTGACGCCTTTGCTTAAGCGCATGGAGCAGAAGCAGTGGGTAAGCCGCCACCGCGACCCGCAGGATGAGCGCTCCGTGATTATCAGCCTTACGCCGGCCGGGCGTGCCCTGCAGGAGGGCGCCTGCCGCATACCCGAGCAAATGCTGGCCAAGCTGCACCTCTCCCCTACGGAGGTAGCTGATCTGCGCCAGCAGCTAAACACACTTATTACCCGCCTAACCTAA
- a CDS encoding putative quinol monooxygenase, producing MPKPEDIYCVAAEWLVQPGQADTVRRLLREAAAAVRQNEPGNLVYTAHQSADEPERFFIYEQYVDQNAQIAHRAAPHFQDLVLGQIVPLLAERKTSFYRLLL from the coding sequence ATGCCGAAGCCAGAAGACATTTATTGCGTAGCCGCCGAGTGGCTGGTGCAGCCGGGCCAGGCCGATACGGTGCGCCGCCTGCTGCGGGAAGCCGCGGCGGCCGTGCGGCAGAATGAGCCCGGCAATCTGGTCTACACAGCGCATCAGTCGGCCGATGAGCCGGAGCGTTTCTTCATTTACGAGCAGTACGTGGACCAGAACGCGCAGATAGCGCACCGGGCTGCCCCGCACTTTCAGGACCTGGTACTGGGCCAGATTGTGCCGCTGCTGGCCGAGCGCAAAACCTCGTTTTACCGCCTGTTGCTGTAA
- a CDS encoding iron-containing alcohol dehydrogenase, whose protein sequence is MKNFQFYNPVRILFGKGQIASVAQQVPAGTKVLITYGGGSIKQNGVYEQVKAALQGFDTVEFGGIEANPHYETLMQAVELARTEKVDFILAVGGGSVVDGTKFIAAAVPFQGEDPWDILSKRAKVTSALPFGAVLTLPATGSEMNSGSVVTRVATKEKLAFSSPLTFPKFSILDPETCFTLPKRQIANGIADAFTHVLEQYLTYPVNTPLQDRQAEAVLLTLIEEAPKVLENPRDYDAMANFMWAATNALNGTLAAGVVTDWSTHYVAHELTALHGIDHARTLAIVLPAMLRYRRAGKLQKLVQYGQRVWNITAGTDEERAEVAVQATVRFFESLEIKTRLSDYEVGEETIRHIVQRFTERGVKNLGERADVQIADVEQILTLSL, encoded by the coding sequence ATGAAAAACTTCCAGTTTTATAACCCCGTCCGCATTTTGTTTGGCAAAGGCCAGATTGCCAGCGTGGCCCAGCAGGTGCCCGCCGGCACCAAAGTGCTTATCACGTATGGTGGAGGCAGCATCAAGCAAAACGGCGTTTACGAGCAGGTGAAAGCCGCGCTGCAGGGCTTTGATACCGTGGAGTTTGGCGGCATTGAAGCCAACCCCCACTACGAAACCCTGATGCAGGCCGTGGAGCTGGCCCGCACGGAAAAGGTGGACTTTATTCTGGCCGTTGGGGGTGGCTCCGTGGTAGATGGCACCAAGTTTATTGCCGCCGCCGTGCCTTTTCAGGGCGAAGACCCGTGGGATATTCTCAGCAAGCGCGCCAAGGTAACCAGCGCCCTGCCCTTTGGCGCGGTGCTCACGCTGCCCGCTACGGGCTCGGAAATGAATTCCGGCTCCGTTGTTACCCGCGTGGCTACCAAGGAAAAGCTGGCGTTCAGCTCGCCGCTCACCTTCCCCAAATTCTCCATCCTCGACCCCGAAACCTGCTTCACGCTGCCCAAGCGCCAGATTGCCAACGGTATTGCGGATGCGTTTACGCACGTGCTGGAGCAGTACCTCACCTACCCCGTCAACACGCCCCTGCAGGACCGGCAGGCCGAAGCCGTGCTGCTCACGCTGATTGAGGAAGCCCCAAAAGTGCTCGAAAACCCACGGGACTATGATGCCATGGCCAACTTTATGTGGGCCGCCACCAATGCCCTGAACGGCACCCTGGCGGCAGGCGTGGTTACCGACTGGAGCACGCACTACGTGGCCCACGAGCTGACCGCTCTGCACGGCATCGACCATGCCCGCACGCTGGCCATTGTGCTGCCCGCCATGCTGCGCTACCGCCGCGCCGGCAAGCTGCAGAAGCTGGTGCAGTACGGCCAGCGCGTCTGGAACATTACTGCGGGTACCGATGAGGAGCGCGCCGAAGTCGCCGTACAGGCCACCGTGCGCTTCTTTGAATCCCTGGAAATCAAAACTCGCCTTTCCGATTATGAAGTGGGCGAGGAAACTATCCGGCACATTGTGCAGCGCTTCACGGAGCGCGGCGTGAAAAACCTGGGCGAGCGGGCCGATGTGCAGATTGCCGACGTAGAGCAGATTCTCACCCTCAGCCTGTAA
- a CDS encoding type 1 glutamine amidotransferase domain-containing protein, translating into MNILMVLTSHDQLGNTGHKTGFWLEEFAAPYYVFKDAGATLTLASPAGGQPPLDPKSDDPSAQTEATERFKKDPEAQKALAHTVKLDSVSAADFDAVFYPGGHGPLWDLAEDKKSIELIETMYAAGKPVAAVCHAPGVLRHVKAPDGSSIVKGKSVAGFTNTEEEAVQLTNVVPFLVEDMLKQNGGNYSKGADWQPYIVTAGNLITGQNPASSEPAAKELLKHLAK; encoded by the coding sequence ATGAACATACTGATGGTATTGACCTCCCACGATCAGCTGGGAAATACGGGCCACAAAACCGGCTTTTGGCTGGAAGAATTTGCGGCTCCCTATTACGTGTTCAAAGATGCCGGCGCCACCCTCACGCTGGCCTCCCCCGCCGGCGGCCAGCCCCCCCTGGACCCCAAGAGCGACGACCCCAGCGCCCAGACCGAAGCCACTGAGCGGTTCAAAAAAGACCCCGAAGCCCAAAAGGCCCTGGCCCATACCGTGAAGCTCGACAGCGTTTCGGCGGCTGATTTTGACGCCGTGTTCTACCCCGGCGGCCACGGCCCGCTGTGGGATCTGGCCGAAGACAAAAAGTCGATTGAGCTGATTGAAACGATGTATGCCGCCGGCAAGCCCGTTGCGGCCGTATGCCACGCCCCCGGCGTGCTTCGCCACGTGAAAGCGCCCGATGGCAGCTCCATCGTGAAAGGCAAATCAGTAGCCGGCTTCACCAACACCGAGGAAGAAGCCGTGCAGCTGACTAACGTAGTGCCTTTCCTGGTGGAAGATATGCTGAAGCAGAACGGCGGCAACTACTCCAAAGGCGCCGACTGGCAGCCCTACATCGTAACCGCCGGCAACCTGATAACCGGTCAGAACCCGGCCTCCTCCGAACCCGCCGCCAAAGAGCTCCTCAAGCACCTGGCGAAGTAG
- a CDS encoding NADP-dependent oxidoreductase, with protein MKTILLASRPQGAPTPDNFRFEEQAIPQPQAGQVLLKTRYASVDPYMRGRMSAGKSYVAPFEVGQPISGGVVAEVVESHNEQLPVGSIVVGNLPWQEYSVSGGQGLTRVPADQAPLSYYLGLLGMTGLTAYFGLLDICQPKPGETVVVSGAAGAVGMVVGQLAKIKGARVIGTAGSDEKVAYLKQLGFDEAINYKTTPDIAQALAAAAPNGVDCYFDNVGGAITDAVYDLLNKHARIALCGQISMYNATSVPMGPRPEPKLLKTSSLLKGFIVSDYLERWPEGIQHLAEWYQQGKLQAEETITEGFDQLPAAFLGLFQGENTGKAIVKVA; from the coding sequence ATGAAAACCATATTGCTGGCCAGTCGCCCACAGGGCGCGCCTACCCCCGATAATTTTCGTTTTGAAGAACAGGCCATTCCTCAGCCGCAGGCCGGACAGGTGCTCCTGAAAACGCGCTATGCTTCCGTTGACCCCTATATGCGGGGCCGCATGAGCGCCGGCAAATCCTACGTAGCGCCGTTTGAAGTGGGACAGCCTATCAGTGGGGGCGTAGTGGCCGAAGTGGTGGAAAGCCATAACGAGCAGCTGCCCGTAGGCAGCATAGTAGTAGGCAACCTGCCCTGGCAGGAATACAGCGTGTCCGGGGGGCAGGGCCTCACCCGCGTGCCCGCCGACCAGGCGCCGCTGAGCTATTACCTGGGCCTGCTGGGCATGACGGGCCTCACGGCTTATTTCGGCCTGCTGGATATCTGCCAGCCCAAGCCCGGCGAAACGGTAGTGGTGTCCGGCGCCGCCGGAGCCGTGGGCATGGTGGTGGGTCAGCTGGCCAAAATTAAAGGTGCGCGCGTCATCGGTACGGCCGGCTCCGATGAGAAGGTAGCGTACCTCAAACAGCTGGGCTTCGATGAGGCCATCAATTACAAAACCACCCCAGACATAGCCCAGGCCTTGGCCGCTGCCGCCCCCAACGGCGTGGATTGCTACTTCGACAATGTGGGCGGCGCTATTACGGATGCCGTGTACGACCTGCTGAACAAGCACGCCCGCATTGCCCTCTGCGGGCAGATATCGATGTATAATGCCACCTCAGTGCCCATGGGCCCGCGCCCGGAACCCAAGCTACTCAAGACCAGCTCCCTGCTTAAAGGCTTTATTGTGAGCGACTACCTGGAGCGCTGGCCCGAGGGCATTCAGCACCTCGCCGAATGGTACCAGCAAGGTAAGCTGCAGGCCGAAGAAACCATTACTGAAGGCTTCGACCAGCTGCCGGCCGCTTTCCTGGGCTTATTCCAGGGCGAAAACACCGGCAAGGCTATAGTGAAAGTCGCCTAA
- a CDS encoding T9SS type A sorting domain-containing protein: MMRSSFLLCLLLTWATQLRAQNVQPLSADPGRAAPVGNTSRPVARGTSVTLPFFDDFAQQPEGMPNAEHWEPRGGTLVNNRFPVAPPSRNVVTFDGLKANGQPYGSSSFYSDTDTLTSLPIDLSGLTAGSNVYLSFFWQAGSIVSPPSAASSTRQVAFTLEFLNEAGQWQSIWSQRSTGRRTDFAQEIVAVNDAQYLHANFRFRFHSIGNQANTRDAWSLDYLKLDRNRSAADTTYRDIATSAPLTSLLKRYASMPAVQLAAAPIPADELNDQTGTTINNFDIGPAPTPITWRGTAQNLPKGPELQFLTGNRSIDASARQVPITGDVRTVAAALLTGGPQRIRHRILLGTNETDPRTQPNDSISRVTELSDYYAYDDGTAEAAVSLPALTGGASTFFAYRIDLNQPDQVRSVRLYPVLPNAAGRAITLSVWADVNGKPAEKPLASVPFTVPATAPAGGFLEIPFTQPVGVSGTFYVGYGQASAGQFVQFGLDLNSSPPANYFFYQVRNEWSAVADFSGALMLRPVMTGTVTAATPSRAAALLTLYPNPSSGIVQVKGRYTHATVLDALGRTVWQQTSQTNGQPTLDLSGLPAGVYLMRLALPDGSVAAKRLVLTR, from the coding sequence ATGATGCGTTCCAGCTTTCTCCTCTGTTTGCTTTTGACGTGGGCCACGCAGCTGCGGGCGCAAAACGTACAGCCGCTTTCCGCTGACCCAGGCCGGGCGGCGCCAGTTGGCAACACTTCCCGTCCGGTGGCCCGGGGCACCAGTGTTACCCTTCCCTTTTTCGATGATTTTGCCCAGCAGCCCGAAGGCATGCCCAATGCGGAGCACTGGGAGCCACGCGGCGGCACGCTGGTGAACAACCGCTTTCCGGTGGCCCCGCCCTCCCGCAACGTCGTCACGTTTGATGGCCTGAAAGCCAACGGCCAGCCTTACGGCAGCTCCTCGTTTTACAGCGACACCGATACGCTTACCTCCCTGCCGATTGACTTAAGCGGACTGACGGCCGGCTCCAACGTGTACTTGAGCTTCTTCTGGCAGGCGGGCAGTATTGTAAGTCCGCCATCGGCGGCCAGCTCTACGCGGCAGGTGGCTTTTACCCTAGAATTTCTGAACGAGGCCGGCCAGTGGCAGTCTATCTGGAGCCAGCGCAGCACGGGCCGCCGCACCGACTTTGCCCAGGAAATTGTGGCTGTGAATGATGCGCAATACCTGCACGCCAACTTCCGCTTCCGCTTTCACAGCATCGGCAACCAGGCCAACACCCGCGACGCCTGGAGCCTGGACTACCTGAAGTTGGACCGCAACCGCTCTGCCGCCGATACCACCTACCGCGACATTGCCACCAGTGCCCCGCTCACCTCCCTGCTAAAGCGCTACGCCAGCATGCCCGCCGTTCAGCTGGCAGCCGCCCCCATCCCCGCCGATGAACTGAACGACCAGACCGGCACCACCATCAACAACTTCGACATTGGCCCTGCCCCTACGCCCATCACCTGGCGCGGCACGGCCCAGAACCTGCCCAAGGGCCCGGAGCTGCAGTTCCTCACCGGCAACCGCTCCATTGACGCCAGCGCCCGGCAGGTGCCCATTACCGGTGATGTACGCACCGTGGCTGCGGCTCTGCTCACGGGCGGGCCGCAGCGCATCCGGCACCGTATTTTGCTGGGCACCAACGAAACCGACCCGCGCACTCAGCCCAACGACTCCATTTCCCGCGTAACGGAGCTCTCCGACTATTATGCCTACGATGATGGCACGGCCGAAGCAGCCGTCAGCCTGCCGGCCCTGACGGGTGGAGCCTCCACCTTCTTCGCCTACCGCATCGACCTGAACCAGCCCGACCAGGTGCGCAGCGTGCGTTTATACCCCGTGCTGCCCAATGCCGCCGGCCGCGCCATTACCCTTTCGGTCTGGGCCGATGTAAATGGGAAGCCCGCCGAAAAACCGCTGGCTTCAGTACCCTTTACCGTGCCGGCTACGGCCCCGGCCGGCGGCTTCCTGGAGATTCCTTTTACCCAACCAGTGGGTGTAAGCGGCACGTTTTACGTGGGCTACGGGCAGGCTTCGGCGGGGCAGTTTGTGCAGTTCGGGCTGGATCTGAACAGCTCACCACCCGCCAACTATTTCTTCTATCAGGTCCGGAACGAGTGGTCGGCGGTGGCGGATTTCTCCGGGGCTCTGATGCTGCGCCCCGTGATGACGGGCACCGTAACCGCGGCCACACCTTCCCGGGCGGCTGCCCTGCTCACGCTGTATCCTAATCCCTCTAGCGGAATAGTGCAGGTGAAAGGGCGCTACACGCACGCCACCGTGCTGGATGCGCTGGGCCGCACCGTATGGCAGCAAACCAGCCAGACCAACGGCCAGCCTACGCTGGACTTATCCGGGCTGCCAGCCGGGGTGTATCTGATGCGGCTGGCCCTGCCCGATGGCAGCGTGGCCGCCAAGCGGCTGGTGCTTACCCGCTAG
- a CDS encoding organic hydroperoxide resistance protein, producing the protein MKIEKIFTAQAKAKGGRDGHVSSNDEVLNIALSTPKAMGGPGKTGATNPEQLFAAGYAACFEGALGVAARQAGVRLEGVTVEGLIGFGQAEDGGYGISADLHVNIPGLVQSQAEELVEAAHQICPYSRATRGNIEVNLHTTTNNN; encoded by the coding sequence ATGAAAATCGAGAAAATCTTCACGGCGCAAGCCAAAGCAAAAGGCGGCCGCGACGGCCACGTTTCTTCTAATGATGAAGTGCTGAACATTGCCCTGAGCACGCCCAAAGCCATGGGTGGCCCCGGCAAAACCGGCGCTACCAACCCCGAGCAGCTGTTTGCTGCCGGTTATGCGGCTTGCTTTGAAGGTGCCCTGGGCGTAGCTGCCCGCCAGGCCGGCGTGCGGCTGGAAGGCGTGACCGTAGAAGGCCTCATTGGCTTTGGCCAAGCCGAGGACGGCGGTTACGGCATATCCGCCGACCTGCACGTAAACATTCCCGGTCTGGTACAGTCGCAGGCCGAAGAGCTGGTGGAAGCCGCTCATCAGATTTGCCCCTACTCCCGCGCTACCCGCGGCAATATTGAGGTGAACCTGCACACCACTACCAACAACAACTAG